The nucleotide window TAGGTAAGTACGGGAAAAGTTTGTTAGTGCGGGAAAAGTTTCTCTATTTGATTAAGAGTCTGGTGAGTATGCTTTGAGGTCCTCAAAGGATGGTGGTTTAGGTGGTGTTAAATGGGGGTGAGTGATTCTTTTGGTGTGGAATATCCAAAAAGGTGTGTTTTAAGGGTCATGGTATTGTGGTTATGTGGTGGGACTGCGCTTGGTGGTGATATCATTCCTGAGCTTGGCAAGATGcagctgggagcattacatatttTGGTGGTGCAGATACCAAAAGGAGTAATAGAAAGGGGGAACTTTGAGGACTGGTAACCAGATgttaaggtttgtgaaaatggtaatgtgtgggaaaatgttatttatttttcgtTATTTATTCAATATGTCATATTTGCTTTGTTCTAGGGATATTGCAAATGAGACCGGAGCATGGTCTGAGAGTGTGACGTTTCCTATCCTACACTTCCTAACCTGAGAAAGATCCCTCTGGTGCATCCACAAATGATTTATCCGGGAATAAGATTATTGTGGGTGGGTATCCCGTGTTGTTGGGTTTCCTACCCTCCATACGTTCAttggatcaggggtgtcaaactcaaatacacagtgggccaaaatataaaatttggacaaagtcgcgggccaaccttgatattcattttaaaaatgtatacaattaagGAAGGTCACCAATAAATGTCAGCAGAGGAGGGGGGTCTTGTTGGTCCTGAATGATGCACCAGcggagcattctgggatttgtagtattagcggtgcatgcactgggCCAGCTCCAGTagaaatttagtattttttttgctggccaaatataattacagtgcgggccagatttggccagcAGGCCTGAGTTGGGCTCCCCAGCGTTGGATCGTAGCTATGGAGACgttgtttatttttgtgtctaTGTGATTGTGATATGTCTTTTTTTGGGGAGCAGAGTTATTCATTGTAGAATCAggggtaaaatgtaattttaaattctTCAAAATTCCTAAATTCTTCAAAAAACTGCACTGAAGGGAAGGAGATGGCTGGGAGTTCCTGTGTATGAGGTTCTCTGCCTGCAGAGACCTGGAGAGGGTTAAATGTGTTTCCAAACTGTAGCTGAGGGGGGTGAGGCTTACCTTTGAATGAAAGGGTGAGAATGCAGGAGCCTGTGGATGCATCTGATGGGAGGAAGGTGAAGGATTCCCTGCATGTCCCtctttagtatttttattattattattattattattattattaacaaacaggatttatattgcgccaacatattacgcagtgctgtgcattaaaaacATTATCATCAGAGTGTGTTTTCTGCTGGCTGGACAGTGAGTCTCTGGGAATCTCTGTGGCTGAAGGATTGGGGGAGAGCCCCCTGCTCTGTCCTGTCCCCAAAGCTGTTCTGTGTTCTGGCAGTGGTGTGGCCAGGACCTGCTGCCAGCTTGTGAGAGGCAGAGTGTGTTGTGTNNNNNNNNNNNNNNNNNNNNNNNNNNNNNNNNNNNNNNNNNNNNNNNNNNNNNNNNNNNNNNNNNNNNNNNNNNNNNNNNNNNNNNNNNNNNNNNNNNNNNNNNNNNNNNNNNNNNNNNNNNNNNNNNNNNNNNNNNNNNNNNNNNNNNNNNNNNNNNNNNNNNNNNNNNNNNNNNNNNNNNNNNNNNNNNNNNNNNNNNNNNNNNNNNNNNNNNNNNNNNNNNNNNNNNNNNNNNNNNNNNNNNNNNNNNNNNNNNNNNNNNNNNNNNNNNNNNNNNNNNNNNNNNNNNNNNNNNNNNNNNNNNNGGGCctggatcaggtgacgtaagataaagaacccagaagagaagataaAGATGGTGGCACTCGGAGCACTGGTTCAGGGACGGatgccaggatgacgcaggaccagatgTGAGGctggattgaaggtgttttttttttttttttttttgtgttttgagtatagttcctctttaatcccTTCCCTGAGGGGGAACCATCCTTTGGACCCATCTTGATCATGCTGGGAAAAATGGCCGAATGCTGAATATTAAGCCTGTACACTGCTATCGGGACGGGGACCCACAGGCTTGCTTTGGACCTATCAGGGGTATCCAGATGTGTTTAGGcattttgtagtgttttttttttaaagttataattttaaaaaagtaaaaaaaaaattctgcttacaAATAAATGCCTCCACAAGCACTTGCAAATGCCTGAACCATTTACCCCCCTTGTTACCATTGTCAGGTGCCTGCCTGTATATACCTTGGAGTGGGCATCACATTTTATACTGCTAGTCTGTACATGCCCTAACTTCAATTTACATtatgaagaaaatgtaataaatacttaaaaataaaataaatatatttaaacatttaacaaagTGAAACAATAAACATAACATTGGGATTGCAATGTCACTcagcaataaatctgacattcagtcaACATCCTCTGCTGGAGAATTCTCCAGGTGGATATATTTTCAATGGTTTGGAcagtgatttataaatagagccctggtAGTGTCCGATCAGCcagatataaaatgaataaacatgaaTATCTTGCTGAATATCATGCATTCTTTCAGGAATATCTCTGGCTTCTTGCAGAGTTGCAGGAGAGAGCTGTCAGGGAGTTGAGTGGGTGTAATGTATGGACTCGGCCGCTAGATGTCGCACACGGGGCCGTGCATAGTAGTGTGTATATAGCGTGCTCCGGGCACACTCCGCTCATTCATTAGATCAGCTGCTCAGCACGCCTCTGTACTTCGGATTGTTTGGCTCGCTTCTCCCTGACTCTGCCCTGTAACTCATGCTGCTGAGCGGTCACTCCCCGGCTTCAGCCAGCGGAACACAACAGCAGTCAGTGGAGGCCAGTAGGACAGTCCGAGCCGAGCCGAGCCGTGCCAGCCTCAGCAGCAGGGGGAGCTCGGGTTCAGCCTCCAGCACGGGACAGCAATGCGCCGGCAGCATGGCAAAATGGATCAAGGAACACCTGGGCTTCAAGAGCTCCAAACCGCCGCCTCCTGCCCCTCCTAAACCGGACTACAGACCATGCCTGGCAGGGGGAGGACAATCCCACCACCATCACCTGCACAGCACAGGACTACAATTCCCTCCACTGGGACAGCCGGATATTCTGGCTGCATACAAGCTGCAGAAAGAAAGGGACTTCGAGGACCCCTATACTACTTCTAGTAACACTGCTTCAACTTCTCTGCCAAACTCTTCTGTACTGCCCACTGCACCCCCAGCTTCTGCTGCCCAGTCCCCATCCTCTCCTTCTCCAGATGTCAAATATGTGTCCCCAAAGCACAGGCTCATCAAAGTGGACACAGCAGAAAAAGGGGCATCTAGTCCCAACAGCAGCACCAACCCAACTGCCCCTAACTCTTCCAGCCCTGGAGGAAGTGCCATCAAGTCCCCCCCTGCCACAGCTGTGGCCCCACAACTGGAAGACCCCAAACAGGACAAAGTAAGTGCCAGATGTATGGCAGGTGTTGTGGACTGGTGTCTAGTCTGGTGTGTGATCCTGGTAAGATTGGTGGCATCTGTTGTATGGCAGGTATTGGTTTGGTTGCTGAGGGATCTCTAGGCTAGACCAATGACTACCAGAAGTGGTCCTACTATGATTAGCTGACATTGCTGGAGAGGGGTTTCAGGTCACTAGCTTGGTGTGGTCTTCCTATGGCAAACACTTTAGGTTGGCATCTGATGCATTGCAGATAATGCCCACCAGTGTGCCTGGTTGGTGAAAGATCTCTGGGCTGATCAGATGACTTACTTGTGCTGAAACTCCTAAGATCAGCAGATGCTTTGTAGTTGGAATCTGATGTATTATAGACATTGCCCACAAGTTTACCTGGCTGGTGATGGATCGGATTTCTCCCAGTAGTTGTCCTCCTAGGATTAGCAGATACTTTTACTTGGCATCCGGTTTCCTGCAGATATTGCCCACCAGTGTGCCTGGTTGGTGAAGGATTTCTGTGATGATGACTACCTGGAGTGAAACTCCTAAGATCAGCAGATGCTTTTTAGTTGGCGTCTGATGTATTATATATGTTGCCCACAAGTGTACCTGGCTGGTGATGGATCATTGGGCTGACCAGATTTCTCCCAGTAGTTGTCCTAGGATTAGCAGACGCTATTACTTGGCATCTGGTTTCCTGCAGATACTGGGCACCACTGTGCCTGGTTGGTGAAGGATCACTGACCAGACAACTACCTGGTGTGATCCAGCTAAGATTAGCTGACGCTAATAGGTGGCATCTGATGCTTAGTAGATTCTGCCCAAAAATGTACTTGGCTGGTCCAGATGTCTTCTATATTGGTCCTCTTGGGATTAGCAGACACTGTTGTTTGGCATTTGGTTTCCTGCAGATTTTGCCACCAGTTTGTCTCGGTGGTGGAAGAATCTCTAGGCTGACCGGATGACTACCTGGTGGGGTCCTTCTAAGATTAGTGGACTCTATTAATTGGCATCTGGTGTGTTTTGGATATTTCCCACTAGTGTGTTTGCGTGTGAAGGATCCATGTACTGACTTGATGACTATATTCCTCATATGGCCCCCCAAAACTCACATGCAATTTTATTTGGCATCTGATGTAATGAAGATGTTGCCCACAAGTGTATCTGGCTGAAGAGGGATCTCAGATGACCAGCTTGTTGTGGTCCTCCTGCCTAGCTGACACTATTGACTGGCATCTAATGTGACATCATGACTTTATATAGTACAAGTGGCAGAGATTTATTATGGCATTAGGACATGGGTAAGCAGTGTCAGGATGACATTGAAGAAGGGTGCATTCTTGATTCTGAATGACTGATCTATATTGCCAGGATACACTTCTTCAAGTTTAAAGCCTTCTGTAGTACAAAAGGCAATGTGAAGAGCTGGTGatggtttttaaagaacaaacACGTGAATAGAATGTAGTAGACACAAGAGTGTTCTATAGTAGGCTAACGTTCATTAACATCAAATCCAACACATCAAGAGTTGTCAAAGGAGGTGGCATATTGATGAAAGGTAGGGAGCTAGAGTCAAATCTTTCATTGTCAATTACTTTGTAAGTTATTATTTAAAGCTTCTTTGGTTCCTTCTCTAGATAAAGAGAGATTTAGACTCGTGGTGTGCCATTGTGATAACCAAATATTATAGCCCACGTCACTCATCTATCATTGATGAAATATCAGTTTCAAACGGGGACATTAAGCTCTACCTATTTAGTTTCCTGTTTGGCTTTGCGTTATTGTTCTTCTGTTATGAAATGATGAAGGTCTCTACTAGAGTGACTTCATTTGCATGTGGTCCTGATGATGGCTCTTATCAAATGCCCCTGAGACATTACAGTGTAGCAAATGATGTGTGCGGAGGGGGTGGTGGGCTTGTGGTGTGATCCATGCAGGAGGGGGATGACTTATCAGAGTAGGTGAATATCTCTCTCTGGGGGGCCATGTGAGCATGATGACATTCGTGTGTCTGCGAGAAAACACCAGCAAATAGTGTAGAATCATTAGTCAGCGGCTGTAGATGGATGGTGGATATGAGCAATGGTAACAAAGTCCCTTTATTCCTTCATCATACATGCTTCATATCTATCTGAATGCCCCTTTAATATAAATTTGGTGCAAATTTGAAACCTAGCTTGAAAGATTAAAAAAGGTCAACAAAGgaaaaagtatgtatttatatacaaatctATTGTACTACTCGAAGGATATGTCTAGAATCACATGAAAGGGTCctgattgttttataaattcCTTACagtaacatatacaaatatatattctataggaGGTTATTGATCAAACCTGATCAGAAGGCATATTGTGTAGACTGCAGTTGTATGCTTATATATCCTAGTGTTCATTTCTGATTTATATActaaatgacaaaagaaaaagtaagactagagcttttttttttttgatattttaagcACTGAACAATTCCCAATGACAATACAACATATATTCCAATATACATAATTCTTTGAATGGCAGCAAAATGCTTCAGGTTCTATAGAGCACCTGTATATCTGGTAAATGCTACATTTTCCCAAAGTGTGGAATTTAAGGATCGTTCATTGAGATTCCAATGTTTTCCAGTAATGGTGGAGATCATGCCAGAAGATGCTGCTGCATTCCGCACCTTGGATTGCAGTTGCTGCATTTGACATTTTATACAAGCGGTTAATCTCCCTGAATGTGAGTGTCCCCAGGTGACTGATTCATAATgattttcttgatttttattactgttactgCTTCATCATATCAAGTACCTAGAACAGGAAAGCAGCAATCAAAACACTGTACTTCAAGTTCAGTCCCTGGTGTGTGTCATTACATGGAT belongs to Pyxicephalus adspersus chromosome 2, UCB_Pads_2.0, whole genome shotgun sequence and includes:
- the LOC140324404 gene encoding uncharacterized protein gives rise to the protein MLLSGHSPASASGTQQQSVEASRTVRAEPSRASLSSRGSSGSASSTGQQCAGSMAKWIKEHLGFKSSKPPPPAPPKPDYRPCLAGGGQSHHHHLHSTGLQFPPLGQPDILAAYKLQKERDFEDPYTTSSNTASTSLPNSSVLPTAPPASAAQSPSSPSPDVKYVSPKHRLIKVDTAEKGASSPNSSTNPTAPNSSSPGGSAIKSPPATAVAPQLEDPKQDKVVIVEDYADPFDAKQGPGSQVTAEIVTENDGYMEPYEAQKMMAGKKPTTLSLHAMRFGIVPTFISIYTFKLCFGK